The window TAAATATAGATTTTCTTACCATAAAGCGTATCGGAATCTCTGCAAAAGATATGGCCCTTCAACATAAGGGGACAATCATTCATAAGATAAAGGACTTTTCTTTTACAAATGTCCCTTTTGTCTCCGGCTTTCTTGTAGGCTTTTATGGAGGGCTTAAAATGGCCTCCAAAAAATAATTTGATAAGAAAAAATCCTCCTAATATTATTTTCTATGAGGGGGTTGTTATGTCTGAGTCTATTATCATCGTAGATAGGTTGAGAGGCTTTTCAGAAAGAGGGACCCTCTTTATTGCGGTGATGAGACAATGATATCAGCTGTTAATAGCAGAGGCGACACAGATAGTATTGCCGCTATCCTTGGAAGTATAAGGGGGGCATATCATGGATATAAAAAGTTACCTAAAAGATGGCTTGAAGATTTAGAAGATAAGGATAGAATCATTCCTGTTGCAGAAAAGCTGTATGATTTATCAAAAAAGGAGGGGGGAAGGTGACCGTAGAGACAAAAAACTTTCATATTCATACAAAAGGGGAAACAGACATCTTGGATATCACCCCTTATGTGTCTAAAGAGATTCAAGATTCTAAGATCAGGAGCGGTATCGGTACTGTTTTTGTTTCCGGTTCCACTGCAGGAATTACATCGATAGAATATGAATCAGGCGTTGTGCAGGATTTAAAAGATGCCATTGATAGGATGGCACCGAGAAATATTTCCTATAGGCATGATGCCCGCTGGGGTGATGGAAATGGCTTTGCCCATGTAAGGGCAGCCCTACTCGGCGCCTCTTTTACCGTGCCATTTAAAGATAAAAGGATGCTTCTGGGTACATGGCAGCAGATCGTCTTGCTCGATTTTGATAATCGGCCAAGATCTCGAGAAATTTTAGTACAGGTTATTGGGGAGTGAAGGGTTCTTTTAGGAATTCATTTATCTCTCTACAGGTTTCATCAATCCTATTCCTCAGTACCAAAGTCGCATCTTTATCAAACGGGGTCCTCTCAAGGTTCATGATGATTATCTTAACCCCTCTATCAACTGCAATATGTGGAAGGTCAGCTACAGGATAGACCAGCAGGGATGAGCCGATTATGATTAAGAGGTCGCACTCTTGTAGCCCCTTCTCAGCTTTATAAAAATCTTCGTAGGGGAGAGGATCACCAAAGAGAACAATATTAGGTTTTATAGGTTTTTTGCATCTCTCACACTTAGGAGGAATTCCATCATTTTCTATCTTGAGATTTATCTCTTCTAATGTATATTCCTTGTTACATTTTATACAATGGCCTTTCCTGAGATTACCATGGATTTCTATGACTTTTTTTGATCCTG is drawn from Nitrospinota bacterium and contains these coding sequences:
- a CDS encoding ADP-ribosylglycohydrolase family protein → MISAVNSRGDTDSIAAILGSIRGAYHGYKKLPKRWLEDLEDKDRIIPVAEKLYDLSKKEGGR
- a CDS encoding secondary thiamine-phosphate synthase enzyme YjbQ, which produces MTVETKNFHIHTKGETDILDITPYVSKEIQDSKIRSGIGTVFVSGSTAGITSIEYESGVVQDLKDAIDRMAPRNISYRHDARWGDGNGFAHVRAALLGASFTVPFKDKRMLLGTWQQIVLLDFDNRPRSREILVQVIGE
- a CDS encoding Sir2 family NAD-dependent protein deacetylase is translated as MIKKTAEFISSSRKIVVITGAGISTEAGIPDFRSPETGLWNKVNPMITFSSWGFKLRPKAFYRIGLKILPSILNAQPTLAHHFLARLEQRNCLSCVITQNIDGLHQKAGSKKVIEIHGNLRKGHCIKCNKEYTLEEINLKIENDGIPPKCERCKKPIKPNIVLFGDPLPYEDFYKAEKGLQECDLLIIIGSSLLVYPVADLPHIAVDRGVKIIIMNLERTPFDKDATLVLRNRIDETCREINEFLKEPFTPQ